One segment of Yersinia kristensenii DNA contains the following:
- the yciA gene encoding acyl-CoA thioester hydrolase YciA translates to MTQEQTSPRGEQLLSRGEQVLPNGELVLRTLAMPADTNANGDIFGGWLMSQMDIGGAIQAKEIAQGRVVTVRVDGMTFLKPVAVGDVVCCYARCIKSGRSSITINIEVWVKKVSSEPIGQRYKATEAVFTYVAVDDAGKARALPEGSRNFEVGATQ, encoded by the coding sequence ATGACCCAGGAACAAACATCACCTCGCGGTGAGCAGTTATTATCTCGCGGTGAACAAGTATTACCTAACGGTGAGCTGGTACTTCGTACCCTTGCGATGCCCGCCGATACCAATGCCAACGGAGATATTTTCGGCGGCTGGTTGATGTCACAAATGGATATTGGCGGGGCTATTCAAGCTAAAGAGATAGCCCAAGGCCGAGTGGTCACTGTGCGGGTTGATGGCATGACTTTCCTCAAACCAGTTGCCGTGGGTGACGTGGTTTGCTGCTATGCCCGCTGCATTAAGTCCGGCCGCAGTTCTATTACCATCAATATTGAAGTCTGGGTGAAAAAAGTCTCTTCTGAGCCTATCGGGCAGCGCTATAAGGCTACTGAAGCGGTATTCACCTATGTGGCCGTTGATGATGCCGGTAAAGCCCGCGCCTTACCGGAAGGCAGCAGAAATTTTGAAGTTGGCGCGACACAATAG
- the tonB gene encoding TonB system transport protein TonB gives MQLNKFFLGRRVTWPLVFSVGLHGSVIAALLYVSVEQMNIQPEIEDAPLAVTMVNIDTFAAPQPAAAEPQAEPEPEPEAIEEAPPEPEVLPEPVPVPLPEPVKPKPKPKPVKKEVKKPDVKKPDVKKTVAPPDDKPFKSDEPALVSTNAPVKSAPKAAVPGVSTSDGPRALSKAKPNYPARALALGIEGQVKVQYDIDDDGRVTNVQVLEATPRNTFEREVKQVMRKWRFDGSDKNRVTTIVFKIGGTTEMN, from the coding sequence ATGCAGCTAAATAAATTTTTCTTGGGTCGACGGGTGACGTGGCCACTTGTATTTTCAGTAGGGCTACATGGCAGCGTTATTGCAGCGCTGCTGTATGTATCTGTAGAGCAAATGAATATACAGCCAGAGATAGAAGACGCGCCACTGGCTGTCACTATGGTGAATATAGATACCTTCGCGGCCCCCCAACCAGCGGCGGCGGAGCCACAGGCCGAGCCGGAACCTGAACCCGAAGCTATTGAAGAGGCACCGCCAGAGCCAGAAGTGTTGCCAGAGCCGGTGCCAGTCCCGCTCCCAGAACCGGTGAAACCTAAGCCAAAACCAAAACCGGTGAAAAAAGAAGTCAAAAAGCCAGACGTGAAGAAGCCGGATGTTAAAAAGACGGTTGCCCCACCGGATGACAAACCGTTTAAGTCGGATGAGCCAGCACTGGTTTCTACCAATGCACCGGTAAAATCTGCACCTAAAGCAGCGGTGCCGGGGGTATCAACATCGGATGGGCCAAGAGCGCTCAGTAAAGCGAAGCCTAATTATCCCGCTCGGGCACTGGCCTTAGGCATTGAAGGGCAGGTTAAAGTACAATACGACATTGACGACGATGGTCGAGTGACCAATGTGCAGGTCTTGGAAGCCACTCCGCGCAATACCTTTGAGCGCGAAGTGAAGCAGGTGATGCGCAAATGGCGTTTTGATGGTTCGGACAAAAATCGCGTAACCACGATCGTGTTCAAAATTGGTGGCACGACGGAAATGAACTAA
- a CDS encoding septation protein A codes for MKQLLDFLPLVVFFVFYKMYDIFVASGALIVATLLALAFTWVKYRKVEKMTLVTAIMVLVFGTLTLAFHSDLFIKWKVTVLYVLFAVALLVSQWFMKKPLIQRMLGKELTLPDSVWSTLNLSWAVFFLVCGLLNIYVAFWLPQDIWVNFKVFGLTALTLIFTLISGVYIYKHMPEEQKKS; via the coding sequence ATGAAGCAACTTTTAGATTTTCTCCCATTGGTCGTGTTTTTCGTTTTCTACAAAATGTATGACATTTTTGTCGCCTCAGGGGCACTGATTGTCGCCACATTGTTAGCGCTGGCCTTTACCTGGGTCAAATACCGCAAAGTCGAAAAAATGACACTGGTCACCGCCATTATGGTGCTGGTATTTGGTACCTTGACGCTGGCATTCCACAGTGACTTATTTATTAAGTGGAAAGTGACCGTGCTGTATGTTTTGTTCGCCGTCGCATTGCTTGTCAGCCAGTGGTTTATGAAAAAACCTTTGATCCAGCGAATGCTTGGTAAAGAATTGACCTTGCCCGATAGCGTCTGGTCGACATTGAACCTGTCTTGGGCGGTGTTCTTCTTAGTATGCGGGTTACTGAACATCTATGTCGCTTTCTGGTTACCACAAGATATTTGGGTTAATTTCAAGGTCTTTGGCTTAACGGCTTTAACGCTGATATTCACACTCATCAGCGGTGTGTATATCTACAAACATATGCCAGAAGAACAGAAAAAGTCATAA